The following are encoded together in the Chanodichthys erythropterus isolate Z2021 chromosome 16, ASM2448905v1, whole genome shotgun sequence genome:
- the tnk2b gene encoding tyrosine kinase, non-receptor, 2b isoform X2 — MGDLAGYQRLFSDCDEDEKLGSSMQCEEGTEWLLELLMEVQLQQYFLRIRDELNVTRLSHFDYVKNEDLEKIGMGRPGESSQGQRRLWEVVKRRKTMCKRKSWMSKVFSGKRPEGDFNPQPASTFRKPSPTPPLVDGQQQTLTCLISEKDLALFEKLGDGSFGVVKRGEWFTPNGKVLNVAVKCLKTDVLNQPDALDDFICEVNAMHSLDHQNLIRLYGVVLTHPMKMVTELAPLGSMLDRLRKTMGHFLISTLCQYTIQISNGMAYLESKRFIHRDLAARNILLASSEQIKIGDFGLMRALPKNDDHYVMQEHRKVPFAWCAPESLKTRTFSHATDTWMFGVTLWEMFTYGQEPWLGLNGSQILHKIDKEGERLPKPEDCPQDIYNVMMQCWAQKPDDRPTFMALREFLVETMPTDMRALQDFDEPDKLQIQMNDVITIIEGRAENYWWRGQNKRTLKVGQFPRNTVTSVAGLSAHDISRPLKNSFIHTGHGDTNPHRCWGFPDRIDDLYLGNPMDPPDVLGLDFNSARPTQLPGRAKKEPPPRPPQPSLLDKKPCYDAVAEDEDQTSSGLRRLSLKKGLKLKPAAWVSATKLGDRSTYRVRTPGGSTPTEVSLIDFGEEFPSASPSPSPVMEIQIPTLAKLALEAENILDKTPPQSPSRSLPRPLHPTPVVDWDARPLPPPPAYDDVAQDEDDFEVSSINSLKLGADEPCSPGTPRTPTGECKPHVEDNLFLPCRQSNACTFSQSAEIFQELQQECMRHLNVPVSSTSPVLEPHRQIVLTFSEDKPQIPPRIPIPPRPAKRAGGDYARWSGELSPVSGIEDKERPPQIPPRDPLSQPSSRTPSPHVGSPQTRSSLCSASSIYGPSYLSTSPAKLMPTTQSFASDPKYAAPKVIQAQGKDKEQAKGPCILPIVRDGKKVSNTHYYLLPERPPYLDRYDKFFKEAESGEEKKQINTATVKPMVHQQGELKSNFSSNNNSSLTGSGFRGGLKNSLSLCRVSSDGSFNRADSTNNHDRVRLVQEAVHGVTIEECQAALQNHSWNVQKAVHYLKVEQLFCLGLKTRVECHKILEMYEWNLELASTQLLDSYGSVKLRR, encoded by the exons GTGTTTAGTGGCAAGAGACCAGAAGGAGACTTTAATCCCCAACCAGCAAGTACTTTCCGAAAACCCTCCCCCACACCTCCACTGGTGGACGGCCAGCAGCAGACCCTCACCTGTCTCATCAGCGAGAAAGACCTTGCCCTCTTTGAGAAACTGGGCGACGGCTCCTTCGGCGTGGTCAAGCGTGGAGAGTGGTTCACGCCAAATGGAAAAGTG CTCAATGTAGCAGTGAAGTGTCTGAAGACAGACGTGCTCAACCAGCCAGATGCTCTGGACGACTTCATCTGTGAGGTCAATGCCATGCACTCTCTCGACCACCAGAACCTCATCCGTCTCTACGGAGTTGTCCTCACGCACCCCATGAAGATG GTGACTGAGCTTGCACCTCTCGGCTCCATGCTGGATCGTTTGCGAAAGACCATGGGCCATTTCCTCATTTCCACCTTGTGTCAGTACACCATCCAGATATCCAATGGCATGGCTTACCTAGAGTCCAAACGCTTCATCCACAGAGACCTGGCCGCCAGAAACATCCTGCTGGCTTCCAGTGAGCAGATCAAAATCGGAGACTTTGGACTGATGAGGGCACTGCCTAAGAACGATGACCATTACGTCATGCAAGAGCATCGCAAAGTCCCTTTCGCCTG GTGTGCCCCAGAGAGCCTGAAGACACGCACATTTTCTCATGCCACAGACACATGGATGTTTGGTGTGACACTGTGGGAAATGTTTACCTACGGTCAGGAGCCCTGGCTGGGCCTAAATGGTAGTCAG atCCTCCACAAAATAGATAAAGAGGGTGAAAGGCTGCCTAAACCAGAGGATTGTCCTCAGGACATCTATAATGTCATGATGCAGTGTTGGGCTCAAAAACCAGATGACAGGCCCACCTTCATGGCTCTAAGGGAATTTCTAGTGGAAACCATGCCTACGGATATGAGGGCCCTGCAGGACTTTGATGAACCTGACAAGCTTCAAATCCAGATGAATGATGTCATTACCATCATAGAGGGCAG GGCAGAGAACTACTGGTGGAGAGGTCAGAACAAACGTACCCTGAAGGTTGGTCAGTTTCCCAGGAACACCGTTACATCAGTTGCAGGTCTCTCCGCCCACGACATAAGCCGTCCACTGAAGAACAGCTTCATTCACACAGGCCATGGAGACACTAATCCTCACCGCTGCTGGGGTTTTCCTGACAGGATCGATGA TCTTTATCTCGGGAATCCCATGGATCCTCCAGATGTGCTAGGGCTGGATTTTAACTCTGCCAGACCAACTCAACTCCCTGGACGTGCTAAGA AGGAGCCTCCCCCTCGGCCCCCTCAGCCATCTTTGCTTGATAAGA AACCCTGCTATGATGCTGTTGCTGAGGATGAGGACCAAACTTCATCAGGTCTTCGGCGACTCTCTTTGAAGAAGGGCCTTAAGCTAAAACCAGCCGCCTGGGTCTCTGCTACCAAATTAGGTGATCGTTCCACATATCGTGTGCGGACTCCAGGAGGTAGCACTCCCACAGAAGTCTCTCTCATAGACTTTGGGGAAGAGTTTCCATCGGCCTCACCTTCACCCTCTCCTGTGATGGAAATCCAGATCCCAACCCTTGCTAAACTGGCACTTGAAGCAGAGAACATTTTGGACAAAACTCCTCCTCAGAGCCCCTCACGCTCTCTACCCCGCCCCCTTCACCCTACCCCAGTGGTGGACTGGGACGCccggccccttcctccaccccCAGCCTATGATGATGTAGCACAAGATGAGGATGACTTTGAAGTGAGCTCTATCAACAGTTTGAAACTAGGAGCTGATGAACCATGCTCTCCAGGTACACCCCGCACTCCTACAGGAGAGTGCAAACCTCATGTAGAAGACAATTTATTTTTGCCCTGCAGGCAGAGTAATGCCTGCACCTTCTCGCAGTCTGCTGAGATCTTCCAAGAGCTGCAGCAGGAGTGTATGAGGCACCTCAATGTACCCGTGAGCTCTACCAGCCCTGTTCTGGAGCCACACCGCCAGATTGTCCTAACATTTTCTGAAGACAAACCCCAGATACCACCACGCATCCCCATACCACCCCGTCCAGCCAAACGTGCAGGTGGCGATTATGCCCGCTGGTCTGGTGAGCTGTCCCCAGTCTCAGGAATTGAGGATAAGGAGCGTCCACCCCAGATTCCCCCACGAGACCCCCTCTCTCAGCCAAGCTCACGCACACCAAGTCCACATGTGGGCTCCCCTCAGACTCGCAGCAGCCTTTGCTCTGCCTCTTCCATCTACGGCCCATCCTACCTCTCCACCTCACCTGCTAAACTCATGCCAACCACTCAGAGCTTTGCCTCTGATCCCAAATATGCTGCTCCCAAAGTCATCCAGGCACAGGGCAAAGATAAGGAGCAAGCCAAAGGGCCCTGCATTCTGCCAATTGTACGTGACGGCAAGAAGGTCAGCAACACGCACTACTACCTCCTGCCTGAGAGGCCTCCGTATCTGGACCGATATGATAAGTTCTTCAAAGAGGCAGAGAGCGGTGAGGAAAAGAAGCAGATAAACACAGCCACTGTTAAGCCCATGGTTCATCAACAAGGGGAGCTCAAGTCCAATTTCTCCTCCAATAACAACAGCAGTCTGACGGGCTCTGGATTTAGAGGTGGGCTGAAGAACTCTCTCAGCCTGTGCCGAGTAAGCTCTGATGGCTCATTTAACAGGGCTGACAGCACCAACAACCACGACAGAGTCCGACTG GTGCAAGAGGCTGTACATGGAGTAACAATTGAAGAATGTCAGGCGGCTTTACAGAATCACAGCTGGAATGTACAGAAGGCTGTACACTACTTGAAG GTGGAGCAGCTCTTCTGTCTAGGGCTAAAGACAAGGGTAGAGTGTCATAAGATTCTAGAGATGTATGAATGGAATCTGGAGTTAGCCAGTACACAACTGTTGGACTCATACGGCTCAGTCAAGCTGAG acGATGA
- the tnk2b gene encoding tyrosine kinase, non-receptor, 2b isoform X5, with the protein MRRFDKLKKSFPFLAHFHVYRKLGSSMQCEEGTEWLLELLMEVQLQQYFLRIRDELNVTRLSHFDYVKNEDLEKIGMGRPGQRRLWEVVKRRKTMCKRKSWMSKVFSGKRPEGDFNPQPASTFRKPSPTPPLVDGQQQTLTCLISEKDLALFEKLGDGSFGVVKRGEWFTPNGKVLNVAVKCLKTDVLNQPDALDDFICEVNAMHSLDHQNLIRLYGVVLTHPMKMVTELAPLGSMLDRLRKTMGHFLISTLCQYTIQISNGMAYLESKRFIHRDLAARNILLASSEQIKIGDFGLMRALPKNDDHYVMQEHRKVPFAWCAPESLKTRTFSHATDTWMFGVTLWEMFTYGQEPWLGLNGSQILHKIDKEGERLPKPEDCPQDIYNVMMQCWAQKPDDRPTFMALREFLVETMPTDMRALQDFDEPDKLQIQMNDVITIIEGRAENYWWRGQNKRTLKVGQFPRNTVTSVAGLSAHDISRPLKNSFIHTGHGDTNPHRCWGFPDRIDDLYLGNPMDPPDVLGLDFNSARPTQLPGRAKKPCYDAVAEDEDQTSSGLRRLSLKKGLKLKPAAWVSATKLGDRSTYRVRTPGGSTPTEVSLIDFGEEFPSASPSPSPVMEIQIPTLAKLALEAENILDKTPPQSPSRSLPRPLHPTPVVDWDARPLPPPPAYDDVAQDEDDFEVSSINSLKLGADEPCSPGTPRTPTGECKPHVEDNLFLPCRQSNACTFSQSAEIFQELQQECMRHLNVPVSSTSPVLEPHRQIVLTFSEDKPQIPPRIPIPPRPAKRAGGDYARWSGELSPVSGIEDKERPPQIPPRDPLSQPSSRTPSPHVGSPQTRSSLCSASSIYGPSYLSTSPAKLMPTTQSFASDPKYAAPKVIQAQGKDKEQAKGPCILPIVRDGKKVSNTHYYLLPERPPYLDRYDKFFKEAESGEEKKQINTATVKPMVHQQGELKSNFSSNNNSSLTGSGFRGGLKNSLSLCRVSSDGSFNRADSTNNHDRVRLVQEAVHGVTIEECQAALQNHSWNVQKAVHYLKVEQLFCLGLKTRVECHKILEMYEWNLELASTQLLDSYGSVKLRR; encoded by the exons GTGTTTAGTGGCAAGAGACCAGAAGGAGACTTTAATCCCCAACCAGCAAGTACTTTCCGAAAACCCTCCCCCACACCTCCACTGGTGGACGGCCAGCAGCAGACCCTCACCTGTCTCATCAGCGAGAAAGACCTTGCCCTCTTTGAGAAACTGGGCGACGGCTCCTTCGGCGTGGTCAAGCGTGGAGAGTGGTTCACGCCAAATGGAAAAGTG CTCAATGTAGCAGTGAAGTGTCTGAAGACAGACGTGCTCAACCAGCCAGATGCTCTGGACGACTTCATCTGTGAGGTCAATGCCATGCACTCTCTCGACCACCAGAACCTCATCCGTCTCTACGGAGTTGTCCTCACGCACCCCATGAAGATG GTGACTGAGCTTGCACCTCTCGGCTCCATGCTGGATCGTTTGCGAAAGACCATGGGCCATTTCCTCATTTCCACCTTGTGTCAGTACACCATCCAGATATCCAATGGCATGGCTTACCTAGAGTCCAAACGCTTCATCCACAGAGACCTGGCCGCCAGAAACATCCTGCTGGCTTCCAGTGAGCAGATCAAAATCGGAGACTTTGGACTGATGAGGGCACTGCCTAAGAACGATGACCATTACGTCATGCAAGAGCATCGCAAAGTCCCTTTCGCCTG GTGTGCCCCAGAGAGCCTGAAGACACGCACATTTTCTCATGCCACAGACACATGGATGTTTGGTGTGACACTGTGGGAAATGTTTACCTACGGTCAGGAGCCCTGGCTGGGCCTAAATGGTAGTCAG atCCTCCACAAAATAGATAAAGAGGGTGAAAGGCTGCCTAAACCAGAGGATTGTCCTCAGGACATCTATAATGTCATGATGCAGTGTTGGGCTCAAAAACCAGATGACAGGCCCACCTTCATGGCTCTAAGGGAATTTCTAGTGGAAACCATGCCTACGGATATGAGGGCCCTGCAGGACTTTGATGAACCTGACAAGCTTCAAATCCAGATGAATGATGTCATTACCATCATAGAGGGCAG GGCAGAGAACTACTGGTGGAGAGGTCAGAACAAACGTACCCTGAAGGTTGGTCAGTTTCCCAGGAACACCGTTACATCAGTTGCAGGTCTCTCCGCCCACGACATAAGCCGTCCACTGAAGAACAGCTTCATTCACACAGGCCATGGAGACACTAATCCTCACCGCTGCTGGGGTTTTCCTGACAGGATCGATGA TCTTTATCTCGGGAATCCCATGGATCCTCCAGATGTGCTAGGGCTGGATTTTAACTCTGCCAGACCAACTCAACTCCCTGGACGTGCTAAGA AACCCTGCTATGATGCTGTTGCTGAGGATGAGGACCAAACTTCATCAGGTCTTCGGCGACTCTCTTTGAAGAAGGGCCTTAAGCTAAAACCAGCCGCCTGGGTCTCTGCTACCAAATTAGGTGATCGTTCCACATATCGTGTGCGGACTCCAGGAGGTAGCACTCCCACAGAAGTCTCTCTCATAGACTTTGGGGAAGAGTTTCCATCGGCCTCACCTTCACCCTCTCCTGTGATGGAAATCCAGATCCCAACCCTTGCTAAACTGGCACTTGAAGCAGAGAACATTTTGGACAAAACTCCTCCTCAGAGCCCCTCACGCTCTCTACCCCGCCCCCTTCACCCTACCCCAGTGGTGGACTGGGACGCccggccccttcctccaccccCAGCCTATGATGATGTAGCACAAGATGAGGATGACTTTGAAGTGAGCTCTATCAACAGTTTGAAACTAGGAGCTGATGAACCATGCTCTCCAGGTACACCCCGCACTCCTACAGGAGAGTGCAAACCTCATGTAGAAGACAATTTATTTTTGCCCTGCAGGCAGAGTAATGCCTGCACCTTCTCGCAGTCTGCTGAGATCTTCCAAGAGCTGCAGCAGGAGTGTATGAGGCACCTCAATGTACCCGTGAGCTCTACCAGCCCTGTTCTGGAGCCACACCGCCAGATTGTCCTAACATTTTCTGAAGACAAACCCCAGATACCACCACGCATCCCCATACCACCCCGTCCAGCCAAACGTGCAGGTGGCGATTATGCCCGCTGGTCTGGTGAGCTGTCCCCAGTCTCAGGAATTGAGGATAAGGAGCGTCCACCCCAGATTCCCCCACGAGACCCCCTCTCTCAGCCAAGCTCACGCACACCAAGTCCACATGTGGGCTCCCCTCAGACTCGCAGCAGCCTTTGCTCTGCCTCTTCCATCTACGGCCCATCCTACCTCTCCACCTCACCTGCTAAACTCATGCCAACCACTCAGAGCTTTGCCTCTGATCCCAAATATGCTGCTCCCAAAGTCATCCAGGCACAGGGCAAAGATAAGGAGCAAGCCAAAGGGCCCTGCATTCTGCCAATTGTACGTGACGGCAAGAAGGTCAGCAACACGCACTACTACCTCCTGCCTGAGAGGCCTCCGTATCTGGACCGATATGATAAGTTCTTCAAAGAGGCAGAGAGCGGTGAGGAAAAGAAGCAGATAAACACAGCCACTGTTAAGCCCATGGTTCATCAACAAGGGGAGCTCAAGTCCAATTTCTCCTCCAATAACAACAGCAGTCTGACGGGCTCTGGATTTAGAGGTGGGCTGAAGAACTCTCTCAGCCTGTGCCGAGTAAGCTCTGATGGCTCATTTAACAGGGCTGACAGCACCAACAACCACGACAGAGTCCGACTG GTGCAAGAGGCTGTACATGGAGTAACAATTGAAGAATGTCAGGCGGCTTTACAGAATCACAGCTGGAATGTACAGAAGGCTGTACACTACTTGAAG GTGGAGCAGCTCTTCTGTCTAGGGCTAAAGACAAGGGTAGAGTGTCATAAGATTCTAGAGATGTATGAATGGAATCTGGAGTTAGCCAGTACACAACTGTTGGACTCATACGGCTCAGTCAAGCTGAG acGATGA